Genomic window (Campylobacter ureolyticus ACS-301-V-Sch3b):
AAAATTGTTATTAAAAGCGAAAAATGGATATTTAGCTTTTCAAAAAATTTATGTCCAACTCCAATAAGTGGCATTAAAACTACAATACACAAAATTCCAAAAATTATGTATGATTTTCCATATTTAAATCTAAAATTTAACTTCGAAGGATCTACTAACATTCCGTCATTGTAAGCTGAGTTTGCCTCCAGTAAATCCCTAAATAAAACAGGTTTTTTTGATACAAAAAACATACCATAAAGAATTTTATCTATAAAACAGTTAGTTTTCATTTTTCTACCTTAAATAATTTTTGCTCCTATTTTACCAAAAATTTCTCAAAACTTTGTTATAAATATTATTTTTTAACTTTTATAAATTTATATTTTGATAAAATAAAAATCTCAAATTTATAAAAGGATTTTAAAATGGCTTCTAAACTTGGTGAAATTGTCTATGTAAATGGTAAATATATGGATAAAAAAGATGCAAAAATAAGTATTTTTGATAGAGGATTTATTTTTGGTGATGGAATTTATGAAGTAGTTCCGATAATTAATTCAAATTTGGCAAATAAAGATGATTTTTGGGAGAGATTTACAAGAAGTTTGAATGAAATTGAGATAAAACTTAATTTTAATAAAGAGCAAGTTTTAGAAATAATTTATAATCTTATTAAAAAAAATAATATTATTGAAGGGGCTGTTTATTTAGAAATCACAAGAGGCGTGGCACCAAGAAATTTCATATTTTTAGAGGATTTAGAGCCAACATTTGTATCATTTGTTTATGAATGTGAAATACTAAATAACCCTTTAGCAAAAAGTGGTATAAAAATAATTTCAACTGATGATTTAAGATGGAAAAGAAGAGATATAAAAAGCGTTTCACTGCTTGCTCAGTGCATTGCAAAAACAAAAGCTTATAAATTAGGAGCTAATGAGTGTGTTATGATAGAAAACGGACACATTACTGAAGGTGGAAGTTCGTCGTTTTTTATAGTAAAAGATGATGTTTTGATAACAAAACCACTTTCAAATGAAATTCTTCCTGGAATTAGACGAAAAACTATACTAAAAATCGCTTCAAAACTTAACCTAAAAGTCGAGGAGAGAAATATAACTTTAGATGAGGCTTACAAGGCTGATGAAGTTTTTATGAGTGCTGCAACTTGGGTTTTACTTCCTGTTATTCAAATAGATGATAAGCCAATAAATGGCGGCAAAATAGGCAAATGGACCAAAATTTTAAGAGATGAATATGTAGAAGTAATCAAAAAAGAGGTCGGTCTTATTTAGTTTTTAAAACTTTTGTAAAATTTATTCTTTGTGGAGGGTAGAGTTTTATCTAAACCTCGCAAAGACTTCATGCAAAATTTAAAGATGTAAAATAATAAATTTAAGCTCACAATCATTAAAAATTAAGATTTAAATCAAGCTTAAATTTATTTATT
Coding sequences:
- a CDS encoding D-amino-acid transaminase, giving the protein MASKLGEIVYVNGKYMDKKDAKISIFDRGFIFGDGIYEVVPIINSNLANKDDFWERFTRSLNEIEIKLNFNKEQVLEIIYNLIKKNNIIEGAVYLEITRGVAPRNFIFLEDLEPTFVSFVYECEILNNPLAKSGIKIISTDDLRWKRRDIKSVSLLAQCIAKTKAYKLGANECVMIENGHITEGGSSSFFIVKDDVLITKPLSNEILPGIRRKTILKIASKLNLKVEERNITLDEAYKADEVFMSAATWVLLPVIQIDDKPINGGKIGKWTKILRDEYVEVIKKEVGLI